Proteins encoded by one window of Martelella endophytica:
- a CDS encoding alpha-hydroxy acid oxidase has protein sequence MREEFMFSEPLTIADLKRRAKWRVPKMFYDYADSGAWTEGTYRANEADFAKVKLRQRVLVDMTDRSLATTMIGEKVAMPVALAPTGLCGMQHADGEILAAQAAEEFGVPFTLSTMSVCSIEDVAENTTKPFWFQLYVMKDRDFVKSLIGRAKAAGCSALVLTLDLQILGQRHKDLVNGLSTPPKFTPKHVWQVGTRPFWALEMLQTKRRTFRNIVGHAPASSDLSSLASWTAEQFDPKLSWADVEWIREQWGGKLILKGVLDAEDARMAAKTGADAIIVSNHGGRQLDGARSSISVLPEIVEAVGGDIEIHMDGGIRSGQDVLKARALGAQGVFIGRPYLYGLGAMGKKGVTRTLDIIRKELDITMALCGKRNIEDIDRDIIAKVDF, from the coding sequence ATGCGGGAGGAATTCATGTTTTCAGAACCCTTGACCATTGCCGACCTGAAGCGCAGGGCCAAATGGCGCGTTCCTAAGATGTTCTACGATTATGCCGACTCGGGTGCCTGGACGGAGGGCACTTATCGCGCCAACGAGGCCGACTTCGCCAAGGTCAAGCTGCGCCAGCGCGTCCTCGTCGACATGACCGACAGGTCGCTCGCAACGACCATGATCGGCGAGAAGGTCGCGATGCCGGTAGCGCTGGCGCCGACCGGGCTCTGCGGCATGCAACATGCCGATGGCGAAATCCTCGCCGCCCAGGCAGCCGAAGAGTTTGGTGTCCCCTTCACGCTGTCGACCATGAGCGTCTGCTCCATCGAGGACGTCGCCGAGAACACGACGAAGCCGTTCTGGTTCCAGCTCTATGTGATGAAGGATCGCGACTTCGTCAAAAGCCTGATCGGCCGCGCCAAGGCGGCGGGCTGCAGCGCGCTGGTGCTAACGCTTGACCTGCAGATCCTCGGCCAGCGCCACAAGGATCTCGTCAACGGCCTCTCGACCCCGCCGAAATTCACCCCCAAGCATGTCTGGCAGGTCGGCACCCGCCCGTTCTGGGCGCTTGAGATGCTGCAAACCAAACGCCGCACCTTCCGCAACATCGTCGGCCATGCGCCGGCCTCCTCCGATCTCTCCTCGCTCGCCTCGTGGACGGCCGAGCAGTTTGACCCGAAGCTTTCATGGGCCGATGTCGAATGGATCCGTGAGCAATGGGGCGGCAAGCTGATCCTGAAGGGGGTTCTCGACGCCGAGGACGCAAGGATGGCGGCCAAGACCGGCGCCGATGCCATCATCGTCTCCAACCATGGCGGCCGACAGCTCGATGGCGCCCGCTCCTCGATCTCGGTGCTTCCGGAAATCGTCGAGGCGGTCGGCGGCGATATCGAAATCCACATGGATGGCGGCATCCGCTCCGGCCAGGACGTGCTGAAGGCGCGCGCACTCGGCGCCCAGGGCGTCTTCATCGGCCGCCCCTACCTCTACGGCCTCGGCGCCATGGGCAAGAAAGGCGTCACCCGCACCCTCGACATCATCCGCAAGGAACTCGACATCACCATGGCGCTGTGCGGCAAGCGCAACATCGAGGACATCGACCGGGACATCATTGCGAAGGTGGATTTCTAA
- the guaD gene encoding guanine deaminase: MTHIIRGRLLSFHRRPESLSDAASYQYEEDGGLLIVDGKIAASGPFETVKAEAPEGIAVTDHRPHLILPGLIDTHLHFPQMQVVGSYAANLLEWLNTYTFVEEQRFADPAHGARIAVSFFDEMIRQGTTTATAYCSVHKASADAYFAEAQRRNMLMLGGKVMMDCHAPEALTDTPQSSYDDTKAVIAEWHGKGRNHVVISPRFALTSSHEQMEMAGALASEFPDLHIQTHLSENRAEIERALELYPEAKDYTDIYARYGLVGNKTLFGHAIHLSERERDLLSETGAVAVHCPTSNLFLGSGLFALKDYERREKPVRVAVATDIGGGTSYSMLKTMDEAYKIQQLCGERLNPLDSFFYMTRGNAEALGLEDRIGTLETGTDADIVVLDARATPAMALKMEAVSTLAEELFLLQTLGDDRAIAETYVAGSPAKSAI, encoded by the coding sequence ATGACGCATATCATCAGGGGGCGCCTCCTCTCGTTTCATCGTCGGCCGGAGAGCCTCTCCGATGCGGCGAGCTATCAATACGAGGAGGATGGCGGCCTGCTGATTGTCGATGGCAAGATCGCGGCCTCGGGTCCGTTCGAAACCGTGAAGGCCGAAGCGCCGGAAGGCATCGCCGTCACAGACCACCGACCGCACTTGATCCTGCCCGGCTTGATCGACACGCACCTGCATTTCCCGCAGATGCAGGTGGTCGGCTCCTACGCCGCGAACCTGCTCGAATGGCTGAACACCTACACCTTCGTCGAGGAACAACGCTTCGCCGATCCCGCCCATGGCGCCCGCATCGCCGTCTCCTTCTTCGACGAAATGATCCGTCAGGGCACGACCACGGCGACAGCCTATTGCTCGGTCCACAAGGCCTCCGCCGATGCCTATTTCGCCGAGGCGCAGCGCCGCAACATGCTGATGCTCGGCGGCAAGGTGATGATGGATTGCCATGCGCCGGAAGCGCTGACCGACACCCCGCAATCTTCCTATGACGACACCAAGGCGGTGATTGCCGAATGGCATGGCAAGGGCCGTAACCACGTGGTCATCTCGCCGCGCTTCGCGCTGACATCATCGCACGAGCAGATGGAGATGGCCGGCGCCCTGGCGAGCGAATTCCCCGACCTTCACATCCAGACGCATCTTTCCGAAAACCGCGCCGAGATCGAGCGGGCGCTCGAACTCTACCCCGAGGCAAAGGATTACACCGACATTTATGCCCGCTACGGGCTCGTCGGAAACAAGACGCTGTTCGGCCACGCCATTCACCTCTCCGAACGCGAGCGCGACCTCCTGTCGGAAACCGGCGCCGTCGCCGTCCACTGCCCGACCTCGAACCTCTTCCTCGGCTCCGGCCTCTTTGCGCTCAAGGACTACGAGCGGCGTGAGAAGCCCGTCCGCGTCGCGGTTGCCACCGACATCGGCGGCGGCACCAGCTATTCGATGCTGAAGACCATGGACGAGGCCTACAAGATCCAGCAGCTGTGCGGCGAGCGCCTCAATCCGCTCGACAGCTTCTTCTACATGACCCGCGGCAATGCCGAGGCGCTCGGTCTCGAAGACAGGATCGGCACGCTGGAGACGGGAACCGATGCCGATATCGTGGTGCTCGACGCCCGCGCAACGCCGGCCATGGCCCTGAAGATGGAGGCGGTCTCCACGCTGGCCGAGGAACTGTTTTTGCTGCAGACACTCGGCGACGATCGAGCGATTGCCGAAACCTATGTCGCGGGAAGCCCGGCCAAATCGGCAATATGA